A window from Athalia rosae chromosome 5, iyAthRosa1.1, whole genome shotgun sequence encodes these proteins:
- the LOC105690207 gene encoding hyaluronidase-like isoform X2, which translates to MCHKYGMFFEDVNTFGIRQNGKDEFRGNEIAILYDPGVFPALLKDEHGRTVRRNGGVPQEGNLTYHLEVFRAHVNEQISDVNFAGVAVIDFESWRPIFRQNWAALAPYRDLSTEIERDRHPFWDKNKVAHEATRRFEKAARLFMEDTLKLARILRPKASWGYYAYPYCFNSTPNVPTAQCDPKVYAENDRLSWMFNLQGMLLPSVYIRSSLNKRERMELISCRVKEAMRISSKLKQALPKTVLPYFWYKYQDKTDDFLTSEDLSNGFRLIKSIGGDGIVIWGSSNDFNTKQKCQEFRDYLSETLGPTAWKLLVGRSRNVSETEELHDAYETLQVTTVPNVYGVREEGRPKSTNVAGDDPDVSIERD; encoded by the exons ATGTGTCACAAGTATGGCATGTTCTTCGAGGACGTAAACACCTTTGGAATAAGACAAAACGGTAAAGATGAATTTCGAGGGAACGAAATAGCGATACTCTATGACCCGGGCGTCTTCCCGGCGCTTTTGAAGGACGAACACG GACGAACGGTGAGGAGGAATGGCGGAGTGCCCCAGGAGGGTAACTTGACTTATCACCTGGAGGTTTTTCGGGCGCACGTTAACGAGCAAATAAGTGACGTGAATTTTGCGGGAGTCGCGGTAATCGACTTTGAAAGCTGGAGACCAATCTTTCGACAGAACTGGGCCGCGCTTGCACCCTATCGCGACTTGTCAacggaaattgaaagagaCAGACATCCGTTCTGGGATAAAAACAAAGTAGCGCATGAGGCGACGAGGCGATTCGAAAAAGCGGCTCGTTTATTTATGGAGGACACTTTAAAACTCGCGAGGATCCTAAGGCCCAAGGCATCATGGGGATACTACGCTTATCCCTACTGCTTCAATTCGACGCCGAATGTTCCCACTGCTCAGTGCGATCCGAAGGTCTACGCTGAGAACGACAG ACTTTCCTGGATGTTCAACTTACAGGGTATGCTTCTGCCGTCCGTTTATATCAGGTCAAGTTTaaacaaaagagagagaatggaACTGATAAGCTGCAGAGTCAAGGAGGCCATGAGAATTTCGTCCAAGTTAAAACAAGCCCTTCCAAAAACGGTACTCCCTTATTTCTGGTACAAATACCAGGACAAAACTGACGACTTTTTAACAAGT GAGGACTTGTCCAACGGCTTCAGACTGATAAAGAGCATCGGAGGAGATGGCATAGTGATATGGGGGAGCTCGAACGACTTCAACACTAAACAAAAGTGTCAGGAGTTTAGGGATTATCTGTCGGAGACGCTCGGTCCGACCGCCTGGAAGCTGCTAGTGGGAAGATCTCGAAACGTCAGTGAAACCGAAGAGTTGCACGACGCCTACGAAACCCTACAAGTGACCACCGTGCCGAACGTGTACGGGGTAAGAGAAGAAGGCCGTCCAAAATCTACGAACGTCGCGGGCGATGATCCGGATGTTTCAATCGAAAGAGATTGA
- the LOC105690207 gene encoding hyaluronidase-like isoform X1 — MSLKKNPDAEFCEEVHRNTMNKGGGDLCSAMRRKKLKFFVFVGVCIAVSNSPLFGLIQVPGASGATNHGFNLYWNVPTFMCHKYGMFFEDVNTFGIRQNGKDEFRGNEIAILYDPGVFPALLKDEHGRTVRRNGGVPQEGNLTYHLEVFRAHVNEQISDVNFAGVAVIDFESWRPIFRQNWAALAPYRDLSTEIERDRHPFWDKNKVAHEATRRFEKAARLFMEDTLKLARILRPKASWGYYAYPYCFNSTPNVPTAQCDPKVYAENDRLSWMFNLQGMLLPSVYIRSSLNKRERMELISCRVKEAMRISSKLKQALPKTVLPYFWYKYQDKTDDFLTSEDLSNGFRLIKSIGGDGIVIWGSSNDFNTKQKCQEFRDYLSETLGPTAWKLLVGRSRNVSETEELHDAYETLQVTTVPNVYGVREEGRPKSTNVAGDDPDVSIERD, encoded by the exons atgtcgttgaaaaaaaatcccgatgCCGAGTTTTGCGAAGAAGTTCACCGCAACACGATGAATAAGGGTGGTGGAGATTTGTGCTCAGCTATGCGGcgtaaaaagttgaaatttttcgttttcgtcggTGTTTGTATCGCGGTATCGAACTCGCCATTAtttgg TTTGATACAGGTGCCAGGTGCCTCGGGAGCAACGAATCACGGGTTCAACCTATACTGGAACGTACCGACCTTCATGTGTCACAAGTATGGCATGTTCTTCGAGGACGTAAACACCTTTGGAATAAGACAAAACGGTAAAGATGAATTTCGAGGGAACGAAATAGCGATACTCTATGACCCGGGCGTCTTCCCGGCGCTTTTGAAGGACGAACACG GACGAACGGTGAGGAGGAATGGCGGAGTGCCCCAGGAGGGTAACTTGACTTATCACCTGGAGGTTTTTCGGGCGCACGTTAACGAGCAAATAAGTGACGTGAATTTTGCGGGAGTCGCGGTAATCGACTTTGAAAGCTGGAGACCAATCTTTCGACAGAACTGGGCCGCGCTTGCACCCTATCGCGACTTGTCAacggaaattgaaagagaCAGACATCCGTTCTGGGATAAAAACAAAGTAGCGCATGAGGCGACGAGGCGATTCGAAAAAGCGGCTCGTTTATTTATGGAGGACACTTTAAAACTCGCGAGGATCCTAAGGCCCAAGGCATCATGGGGATACTACGCTTATCCCTACTGCTTCAATTCGACGCCGAATGTTCCCACTGCTCAGTGCGATCCGAAGGTCTACGCTGAGAACGACAG ACTTTCCTGGATGTTCAACTTACAGGGTATGCTTCTGCCGTCCGTTTATATCAGGTCAAGTTTaaacaaaagagagagaatggaACTGATAAGCTGCAGAGTCAAGGAGGCCATGAGAATTTCGTCCAAGTTAAAACAAGCCCTTCCAAAAACGGTACTCCCTTATTTCTGGTACAAATACCAGGACAAAACTGACGACTTTTTAACAAGT GAGGACTTGTCCAACGGCTTCAGACTGATAAAGAGCATCGGAGGAGATGGCATAGTGATATGGGGGAGCTCGAACGACTTCAACACTAAACAAAAGTGTCAGGAGTTTAGGGATTATCTGTCGGAGACGCTCGGTCCGACCGCCTGGAAGCTGCTAGTGGGAAGATCTCGAAACGTCAGTGAAACCGAAGAGTTGCACGACGCCTACGAAACCCTACAAGTGACCACCGTGCCGAACGTGTACGGGGTAAGAGAAGAAGGCCGTCCAAAATCTACGAACGTCGCGGGCGATGATCCGGATGTTTCAATCGAAAGAGATTGA